In Tachysurus fulvidraco isolate hzauxx_2018 chromosome 1, HZAU_PFXX_2.0, whole genome shotgun sequence, a single window of DNA contains:
- the slc1a1 gene encoding excitatory amino acid transporter 3, translating to MSMDMLAKKERRGRDVKGMLKRNWVLIATIASVFLGTGLGVLVREYAALSDLDKQYFGFPGELLMRMLKLVILPLVISSMITGVAALDSEVSGRIGLRAVIYYLSTTIIAVILGIILVTTIKPGVSQTADNIDRDGSTPNVTTVDTLLDLLRNMFPENLVQACFQQYKTQRKEIQPPVSNTSNMVTTTFPPLTTIITAVAQNLTKDYTIVGTYSDGINVLGLIVFCVAFGLVIGKMGERGRILLEFFDALNEATMRLVQIIMCYMPVGILFLIAAKIIEVDDWEIFRKMGLYMMTVLSGLAIHAILFLPLIYFAIVRKNPFTFALGMAQALVTALMISSSSATLPVTFRCAEENNRIDKRITRFVLPVGATINMDGTALYEAVAAIFIAQLNGLDLDVGQIVTISITATVASIGAAGVPNAGMVTMVIVLTAVGLPASDVTIIVAVDWLIDRFRTMVNVLGDAYGAGIVQKLSKHELERMDLTSDVDVANPFALETTLDDEECEKKSYVNGGFTVDKSDAISFTETSQF from the exons ATGAGTATGGACATGTTGGCCAAGAAGGAAAGGAGAGGCAGAGATGTGAAAGGCATGCTGAAGAGAAACTGGGTTCTCATAGCAACCATTGCCTCTGTGTTTCTGG GAACTGGACTAGGTGTGTTAGTAAGGGAATATGCTGCACTCTCCGACCTTGATAAGCAATACTTTGGTTTTCCTGGTGAGCTGTTGATGAGAATGCTAAAGCTTGTTATATTGCCCTTAGTCATCTCCAGCATGATAACAG GAGTAGCAGCTCTGGATTCAGAGGTGTCAGGCCGTATTGGACTCCGTGCAGTCATCTACTACTTATCCACCACAATCATAGCTGTTATTCTTG GTATAATCTTGGTAACAACTATTAAACCCGGAGTCTCTCAGACAGCAGACAATATTGACCGAGATGGATCCACTCCAAATGTCACCACTGTTGACACACTGTTGGATCTTCTCAG aaatatgTTTCCAGAGAATCTGGTGCAGGCATGCTTTCAGCAG TACAAGACTCAGCGCAAGGAGATACAACCGCCTGTGTCAAACACCAGCAATATGGTTACAACAACATTCCCACCTTTAACCACCATAATTACAGCTGTTGCACAG AACCTGACCAAAGACTACACTATAGTGGGCACATACTCTGACGGCATCAATGTTCTCggtctcattgtgttttgtgttgcgTTTGGACTGGTCATTGGCAAAATGGGAGAACGGGGACGTATCCTGCTGGAGTTCTTTGATGCCCTGAATGAGGCCACAATGAGACTGGTCCAAATCATTATGTG TTACATGCCTGTGGGTATCTTATTCCTGATTGCTGCTAAGATCATTGAAGTAGATGACTGGGAAATCTTTAGGAAAATGGGTCTATACATGATGACTGTGCTTAGTGG ACTTGCTATCCATGCCATTCTTTTCTTACCCCTGATCTACTTCGCCATTGTAAGAAAGAATCCATTCACATTTGCTCTGGGGATGGCACAGGCATTGGTAACAGCTCTAATGATCTCCTCAAG CTCTGCAACCTTACCAGTCACCTTCCGATGTGCAGAGGAAAATAATAGGATTGACAAGCGGATCACCCGGTTCGTCCTTCCAGTGGGTGCCACCATTAACATGGACGGTACTGCACTTTATGAGGCAGTGGCAGCCATATTTATTGCCCAGCTAAATGGTCTTGACCTTGATGTGGGACAAATAGTGACAATTAG TATTACAGCAACTGTAGCCAGCATTGGTGCAGCTGGAGTCCCTAATGCTGGAATGGTAACCATGGTGATCGTGCTGACAGCAGTGGGCCTACCTGCCAGTGATGTCACCATAATTGTGGCTGTTGATTGGCTGAT TGATCGTTTCCGCACTATGGTCAATGTGCTGGGGGATGCCTACGGTGCTGGAATAGTCCAGAAGCTCTCAAAGCATGAGTTGGAAAGGATGGACCTTACTTCTGATGTCGACGTGGCCAATCCGTTTGCCCTTGAGACCACTCTTGATGATGAAGAGTGCGAGAAGAAATCCTACGTCAATGGTGGCTTCACTGTGGACAAGAGTGATGCCATTTCTTTTACAGAGACCTCACAGTTTTAG